DNA sequence from the Cucumis melo cultivar AY chromosome 6, USDA_Cmelo_AY_1.0, whole genome shotgun sequence genome:
aaaaattttgaaaatatcgATTCGATGAAAAATTGagttatattttatattttttagacTTAAAATTAACACATACATAATTCTTTCAATCCAAACAACTTCACTTCGTTATATCGAAACTCGAAGATTATTTATATTTCTATTGAGCAATATTGTAACACTAATCACAAATTTAAAGTAATATTGCAATTTGGGGAGAATTTTGGACACTTTTTTTAGAGTAAAGTTCAGGAACGTGAGTCACCCATAAGAAGTATACTTTATCCATTGCGTAGTGACAACGGCCGTATTTCCCTATTATGTAGATCAAAAGCTCAAATTCGAAGCTTTGTTGTTAATGGCGGACGACCATCGCCATACATAACTAATTCACTCGCCCTAGCTCCCTTTACCGGTGAACATGGCTGCCTCTCTCATTCTTCCTTCCTCTCCTTCCTCCTCTTACTCCTCCTCCTTCCTCACCCGTTCAAATTTCTTCCCCCACAACTCTCGCTCCGCAACTTGCATTTGTTACACCTTCGTACGTCTCTCTTACCTCTAATTGCGTTCTGGGTTttgttttgaattaaaaaaattatagattttTGACGTTTCTGTGTGGTGGATGGgttgaatttttgttttgaattacAATTTTTGTTGTGTTCTGATTTTCTTACTTGTTGTGTAGAAGTGTAGTCTGCCTGAATCGAGTAGATTTGGTAATGGGAAACCTATTGTTCCTATTCTTAATGAGCGTAGTTTGCCGGAGTTCTTGGAATCGGCTAGAATGGGGAAACCGCTTGATAGAAGCAATAACCGTTTGAAATTGTTTTCTGGTACTGCGAATCTTGCACTATCTCAGGTAAGGGGTTGCTTCTTGATATTTTATTGGAACGATTTATGATTTTAGGTTCTAAATTCGAATTCTTTTGCACTTCAATTGTTATAAATTTGATTGTTTTGGTGTCAtcatcttcattttttttattcaacgTTAGAATTACTTTTTTGTCAACTTTATTAAATTTTACAAATAGGAAGATAGAGTATTGAACAGTATAGTTCGTGACATTTTCTGAATTTTATTCAAAATGCAGTAAATATTGTACAAGCTAGTTCCTGTCCTGTCTTTGTTCTTGCAATTGTATGGAAGTTTAAAACCAACTAATAATTCTTGTCATgtctcataaaaaaaaaaactaataattcTTGTCCTTTTGGGTTCAATTTCGAAGAACTTTTGTAACTATTCCATAGACAATAGTTTACTTAGTTGGTCCCCTTTTTGTAAGTGGAGAGGCTTGGTGGGCTGGTTTTTTATGCCcatgtattctttcattttttctcgaTGAAAGTTGTTGATTtcatcaaaaaaagaaaaaaaatcaaagaagaagaagagaaaagcTCAATATTCACACCCACCTACCTAGGATTTAAGATCCTATGGGTTTTCTTAACACCCAAATGTTATAGGATCTAATAAGTTGCTCCTAAAAAGGGAGAGAAAAAAAGGCTCGATACTCACATTCCCAAATATTTTTATAGCATAAACTTTCCTTTTGGAGAAGATCTTGATTATTGATGCCAAATTCTTACACATAAAGGACGAcgtctaattaaaatattacaTGTGACATGCGCATGCCACGATCATCTTTATAAGCTCCTAGATTTCTTATGCATCAGCTTGTTTAGAATCTCTGTACTCTACCATCTACCATTTTCATTGAACTTCTAAGGCTAGTACGTCCAAATTTTAATTGCTCGTCTCATCTTTTGGAACAATAATCCATGGTGTAAAAATTTTCCTTTCTATTGCATGTAAAGAAATTCACTTCAGAAATACAGTACGTGgtatatgattttttttgtgGATAAATTTCCTAGTCTTATATTTGGGAAACTGGTTTAGATTGTTGGTCTTATTTTGTTGCACTTAGGTATTTGAAACTTGATTAACCCCTTGAAGTTTCAATTTCCTCGATTAATTTGTTTTAATCTGCCATTCGCCTATACTTCTCTCATAATTTTATGGGTGTGCTTTCTGATTTCCTGGATTTTATTTTTAGGAAGTTTCTAGGTATATGGGCTTGGAACTTTCGAAGGTTAACATCAAGCGATTTGCTGATGGAGAAATTTATGTCCAGTTGAAAGAGAGTGTGAGAGGATGTGATGTTTACATAATACAGCCCACTTGCCCTCCTGCCAATGAGAATCTCATGGAGCTATTTGTTATGATAGATGCATGTCGGAGAGCCTCCGCCAAAAACATCACTGCAGTGATCCCATATTTTGGGTATGCCAGAGCTGACAGGAAGGCAAGTTTAATCTTCAGAATAGTTAATGGAATTTTAATGAATTTACATGGGTACAATATATGCCTAGACGTTTTTTATGATATAAAGAGATGTGCTGACATTTCAATGTTGTCTAGTAATGAACTTGATTGAGTTTCAACTTAAATGGGAACCATGAAAACTAGAACACAACGTAAGACTATATATAAGTTTAAAACTGATTCTTTtccatccttttttttttattttagtctGGGAGCATATGATTCAAGCTGTGGTTTATATGGTTGTAAAATTATCTCTCTTGGAACTGTATTCTTCCAGACTCAAGGCCGTGAATCAATTGCAGCCAAACTTGTCGCTAATCTTATAACAGAAGCAGGTGCCAATCGTGTTCTTGCTTGTGACCTCCATTCTGGACAGTCGATGGGCTACTTTGATATACCAGTTGATCATGTA
Encoded proteins:
- the LOC103490809 gene encoding ribose-phosphate pyrophosphokinase 1 isoform X2, which gives rise to MAASLILPSSPSSSYSSSFLTRSNFFPHNSRSATCICYTFKCSLPESSRFGNGKPIVPILNERSLPEFLESARMGKPLDRSNNRLKLFSGTANLALSQEVSRYMGLELSKVNIKRFADGEIYVQLKESVRGCDVYIIQPTCPPANENLMELFVMIDACRRASAKNITAVIPYFGYARADRKTQGRESIAAKLVANLITEAGANRVLACDLHSGQSMGYFDIPVDHVYCEPVILDYLASKTICYNDLVVVSPDVGGVARARAFAKKLSDAPLAIVDKRRQAHNVAEVMNLIGDVKGKVAVMVDDMIDTAGTISKGAALLHQEGAREVYACCTHAVFSPPAIERLSSGLFQEVIVTNTIPAITENYFPQLTVLSVANLLGETIWRVHDDCSVITHLH
- the LOC103490809 gene encoding ribose-phosphate pyrophosphokinase 1 isoform X3, translated to MAASLILPSSPSSSYSSSFLTRSNFFPHNSRSATCICYTFCSLPESSRFGNGKPIVPILNERSLPEFLESARMGKPLDRSNNRLKLFSGTANLALSQEVSRYMGLELSKVNIKRFADGEIYVQLKESVRGCDVYIIQPTCPPANENLMELFVMIDACRRASAKNITAVIPYFGYARADRKTQGRESIAAKLVANLITEAGANRVLACDLHSGQSMGYFDIPVDHVYCEPVILDYLASKTICYNDLVVVSPDVGGVARARAFAKKLSDAPLAIVDKRRQAHNVAEVMNLIGDVKGKVAVMVDDMIDTAGTISKGAALLHQEGAREVYACCTHAVFSPPAIERLSSGLFQEVIVTNTIPAITENYFPQLTVLSVANLLGETIWRVHDDCSVSSIFK
- the LOC103490809 gene encoding ribose-phosphate pyrophosphokinase 1 isoform X1 translates to MAASLILPSSPSSSYSSSFLTRSNFFPHNSRSATCICYTFKCSLPESSRFGNGKPIVPILNERSLPEFLESARMGKPLDRSNNRLKLFSGTANLALSQEVSRYMGLELSKVNIKRFADGEIYVQLKESVRGCDVYIIQPTCPPANENLMELFVMIDACRRASAKNITAVIPYFGYARADRKTQGRESIAAKLVANLITEAGANRVLACDLHSGQSMGYFDIPVDHVYCEPVILDYLASKTICYNDLVVVSPDVGGVARARAFAKKLSDAPLAIVDKRRQAHNVAEVMNLIGDVKGKVAVMVDDMIDTAGTISKGAALLHQEGAREVYACCTHAVFSPPAIERLSSGLFQEVIVTNTIPAITENYFPQLTVLSVANLLGETIWRVHDDCSVSSIFK